The Cinclus cinclus chromosome 3, bCinCin1.1, whole genome shotgun sequence genome has a window encoding:
- the LOC134042157 gene encoding protein FAM133-like yields MENRKDEKSRTLCATSEEGLKARGKEKRKRKRSRSRSSSVSSTSSSDSTSSSSSSSRSSSRSSSSSSSRDSPKSKSKKKKKEKHNKKKRKKENKMKKKKEKKKRKEKTGPVQLSKFFKNKKKNENYSMITGKKIKMKIKKTKEDIERDRNRAQLLEFLNSAL; encoded by the exons ATGGAAAACAGGAAGGATGAAAAAAGTAGGACGCTGTGTGCAACCTCAGAAGAAGGGCTGAAGGCCCGAG gaaaagaaaaaaggaaacgGAAGCGCAGCAGAAGCAGATCCTCATCTGTTTCATCCACATCGTCTTCTGACAGTACATCCAGTTCTTCCTCCTCATCACGCTCATCATCAAGGTCATCTTCTTCCAGTAGTAGTAGAG aTTCTCCTAAGTCTAAgtcaaagaagaagaaaaaagaaaaacacaacaaaaag aaaaggaaaaaggagaacaaaatgaagaaaaagaaagagaagaagaaaaggaaagagaaaacaggacCTGTCCAGCTTTCCAAG ttcttcaaaaacaaaaagaagaatgaaaactaCAGCATGataactggaaagaaaattaagatgaaaataaagaagactAAGGAAGATATAGAG AGAGACCGGAACCGTGCACAGCTCCTGGAATTTCTGAACTCTGCCTTGTAA